A part of Synechococcus sp. KORDI-49 genomic DNA contains:
- a CDS encoding glycosyltransferase, translating into MPPAPDALPRRIALVHEWFTPRSSGGAELVVQAIDALLTAADRQPQLAALVDGESRRPGSWLERRSVLTSPIQRLPLGISHVQQYLPLLPLAIEQIDLGAADLVISSSHLVAKGVLTAPDQLHISYVHTPVRYAWDQMHAYLQRSALARRGLGPLIRWQLHALRQWDQLSAQRVDHLIANSRFTARRIRKFWGRQAVVIHPPVDVGRFRWDAPRDDVYLCLCRLVPYKRVDLVVEAFNRLKLPLVVVGDGPERARLQALAGPTVTLLGRQSPQQVEALMARCRAYVYAGLEDFGIAPVEAMASGAPVIALGRGGLLDTVRCASAGMPKATGVLFPDQTLESLQQAVQWFEEQRLWRQLDAAVIRRWAERFGPDAFAARFEAALQRAWAAHRRSCDVAASDPAKVPGLLS; encoded by the coding sequence ATGCCGCCGGCTCCAGATGCCCTGCCCCGGCGCATTGCCCTGGTTCACGAGTGGTTCACGCCTCGTTCCAGTGGAGGAGCTGAGCTGGTGGTTCAGGCCATCGATGCTCTGCTCACGGCAGCGGATCGCCAGCCCCAGCTCGCTGCGCTGGTGGATGGCGAGAGCCGACGCCCCGGCAGCTGGCTCGAGCGCCGCTCCGTGCTCACCTCTCCGATCCAGCGGCTGCCCTTGGGCATCAGCCATGTGCAGCAGTACCTGCCGTTGCTGCCGCTGGCGATCGAGCAGATCGATCTCGGCGCTGCCGATCTGGTGATCAGCAGCAGCCATCTGGTGGCCAAGGGGGTACTCACCGCTCCCGATCAGCTGCATATCAGTTATGTGCATACGCCTGTCCGCTACGCCTGGGACCAGATGCATGCCTATCTGCAGCGCTCAGCCCTGGCCCGGCGCGGTCTCGGCCCCCTGATCCGCTGGCAGTTGCATGCCCTGCGCCAATGGGATCAGCTCAGCGCCCAGCGGGTGGATCACCTGATCGCCAATTCGCGTTTCACCGCCCGCCGGATCCGCAAGTTCTGGGGGCGGCAGGCCGTGGTGATCCATCCACCCGTCGATGTGGGCCGATTTCGCTGGGATGCCCCCCGTGATGACGTCTACCTCTGTCTCTGTCGCCTGGTGCCCTACAAGCGGGTTGATCTGGTGGTGGAGGCTTTCAACCGTCTGAAGCTGCCCCTCGTGGTGGTCGGTGATGGTCCGGAGCGGGCACGGTTGCAGGCCCTGGCTGGTCCCACGGTGACCCTGCTGGGACGCCAGTCCCCTCAGCAGGTGGAAGCGCTGATGGCCCGCTGCCGGGCCTATGTGTATGCGGGGCTCGAGGATTTCGGCATCGCACCGGTGGAGGCGATGGCGTCCGGTGCACCGGTGATCGCGCTGGGCCGGGGCGGCCTGCTGGATACGGTGCGTTGCGCGTCCGCCGGCATGCCCAAGGCCACCGGAGTTCTGTTCCCCGATCAGACGCTGGAATCTCTGCAGCAGGCGGTGCAGTGGTTTGAGGAGCAGCGGCTCTGGCGTCAGCTGGATGCCGCGGTGATCCGGCGCTGGGCGGAACGGTTCGGGCCGGATGCTTTCGCTGCCCGGTTCGAGGCGGCGTTGCAACGGGCCTGGGCGGCGCATCGCCGAAGCTGTGACGTTGCCGCGAGTGACCCTGCAAAGGTGCCAGGCCTGCTCTCGTGA
- the cbiB gene encoding adenosylcobinamide-phosphate synthase CbiB produces the protein MLFQSGAAAVLAAAGLDVLIGDPLWCPHPVVLMGKLISRLRLWVERLSGDRPEALRLGGGLITAALVLGAGSCGWLVEQLARASPVGSALLVLGLASALAARSLHDSVAAILSALPDQPQGDLTAARERLSWIVGRDVQQLREPEILRAAAESASENAVDGLFAPLFWMIIGVVLQTLSPQLPGPLALAWAFKASSTLDSMLGYRRGRLRWLGTAGARLDDLLTWLPCRLVMITLPLVSQPWRELPALVRAAERDGAPDPSPNAGRSEAIYAHCAGVQLGGRNRYGERWIDKPLLAADLPQADRNAVNRILVLTSRLESLWLLLLLLVALLMAGQ, from the coding sequence GGTGCCCCCACCCGGTGGTGCTGATGGGGAAGCTGATCAGCCGCCTGCGGTTGTGGGTCGAGCGCCTGAGCGGTGACCGGCCTGAGGCCCTCCGCCTCGGCGGTGGCCTGATCACTGCTGCGCTGGTTCTGGGAGCCGGGAGCTGCGGCTGGCTGGTGGAGCAGCTCGCCAGGGCCTCTCCGGTTGGCTCAGCCCTGCTGGTGCTCGGCCTGGCCAGCGCCCTGGCGGCCCGCAGCCTGCACGACAGCGTGGCGGCCATCCTCAGTGCTCTGCCGGATCAGCCGCAAGGGGATCTGACGGCGGCACGCGAACGGCTGAGCTGGATCGTCGGCCGCGATGTGCAGCAGCTGAGGGAGCCGGAGATTTTGAGAGCGGCCGCCGAGAGTGCCTCGGAAAATGCTGTGGACGGCCTGTTCGCACCACTGTTCTGGATGATCATCGGCGTGGTGCTTCAAACGCTCTCACCGCAGCTGCCGGGACCGCTGGCCCTGGCCTGGGCCTTCAAGGCCAGCAGCACCCTCGACTCGATGCTCGGCTATCGGCGCGGACGCCTGCGATGGCTCGGAACCGCTGGAGCCCGGCTCGATGACCTGCTCACCTGGCTGCCCTGCCGGCTGGTGATGATCACGCTGCCGCTGGTGAGCCAGCCCTGGCGGGAGCTGCCGGCCCTGGTGCGCGCCGCCGAGCGGGATGGGGCTCCCGATCCCTCCCCCAATGCGGGCCGCTCCGAAGCGATCTACGCCCACTGCGCCGGCGTGCAGCTCGGTGGACGCAACCGTTATGGGGAGCGATGGATCGACAAACCTTTGCTGGCAGCAGATCTGCCACAAGCAGACCGCAACGCCGTCAATCGGATCCTGGTGCTGACCAGTCGGCTGGAAAGCCTTTGGCTGCTCCTGCTTCTGCTGGTCGCCCTGCTGATGGCAGGTCAGTAA
- a CDS encoding sugar transferase, translating into MTTATRPSLRQTARLAFGRGTYRPHLAVTTAPPVAVPTGLLIRQQSRTGRGLKRGGDIVFSLAVLGLGAPVLLLLAALVKLSSPGPVFYVQRRVGRDYSRFGCIKFRTMRADADAVLARVLDEDPGLRSEFERDFKLRRDPRITRVGQFLRRSSLDELPQFLNVLRGEMSVVGPRPIVDRELTRYGDYMDEVAAVRPGLTGLWQVSGRNNLSYKKRVKLDLAYARGRSFSLDLAIILRTFGVLLLPMDRGAY; encoded by the coding sequence TTGACGACGGCCACACGGCCTTCCTTGCGTCAGACCGCTCGTCTGGCCTTCGGTCGTGGTACCTATCGGCCTCACCTGGCGGTGACCACAGCCCCGCCGGTCGCTGTACCGACCGGTCTGCTGATCCGCCAGCAGAGTCGTACCGGCCGAGGCCTCAAGCGCGGCGGCGACATTGTTTTTTCCCTGGCGGTGCTCGGTCTTGGTGCTCCGGTGCTGCTCCTGCTGGCGGCCCTGGTGAAGCTGAGCTCGCCCGGGCCTGTGTTCTACGTGCAGCGCCGGGTCGGTCGCGATTACAGCCGTTTCGGTTGCATCAAGTTCCGCACCATGCGAGCCGATGCCGACGCTGTTCTGGCGCGTGTTCTGGATGAGGATCCTGGGCTGAGGAGTGAGTTCGAGCGCGATTTCAAACTCCGGCGCGATCCCCGCATCACCCGGGTCGGTCAGTTCCTGCGTCGTTCGAGCCTCGATGAGCTGCCCCAGTTCCTCAACGTGCTGCGGGGTGAGATGAGTGTGGTGGGACCAAGGCCGATCGTTGATCGGGAGCTCACCCGCTACGGCGACTACATGGATGAAGTGGCGGCGGTGCGCCCCGGTCTCACCGGTCTGTGGCAGGTGAGCGGACGCAACAACCTCAGCTACAAGAAGCGGGTGAAGCTGGATCTGGCCTATGCCCGCGGACGTTCCTTCAGCCTGGATCTGGCGATCATCCTGCGCACGTTCGGCGTGCTGCTACTGCCCATGGATCGCGGCGCTTACTGA
- a CDS encoding calcium-binding protein: protein MAHTADITEFSFTSRIDAETQLPWLDLIIGFSDHFSEARAISLLYWVEGKEQTWIYPTRDSADEPFRHSVELHPNAPDGVYAIRSIQIQDDSGVQLEFDSDQLRQEFSLTPSTSLTNPNADNISPSLLEAKVQSAIFDEEGIRIPVIFKADDNLSGLQSDFIIELLSPSGSSIQRRHSFDQNGAFEGVFDLPKFSASGEYSFNSIRITDQAGNETHSEEWVETSSVIEIDNPNGDITPPELNDFELDAEFDPATGRPRIVFSGNANDNLSGISGIYLRLNGPEGTSQALDTWIYEDHYSGNQRSEVDFLHYKALTSGYLPGTYLVDYLRFTDAAENEINYSGDDLNAMDMASAINVLFQNEVSEDLIAGADDRDHLFGSHDADDTLYGGGSDDKLLGGGGDDLLDAGSGNDTLDGGEGRDRFITTSRRLSGFLSQLERDHVLVNLTEGTAISAGLGTNTLVAIEDILSGAGDDRLTGSHEDNRIDAGEGDDTLHGAGGDDTLRGEHGSDLLVGGEGRDTALFSGDLADYAITPTANGFLFRDQQAVRDGSDTLMEMEVFSFADQTLLPEQLSPLGEDFDGDLSVNAFSDGLLVSTAALLVERAAGTRNTEADRPIASMGNLINPKGRRTNSDSVKTQLVDAINNGILETNANGMLDLQDAHVLLRRLLGTFPSEADTKDLISSPGGNNPIPLISGADQQSVIDSWS, encoded by the coding sequence ATGGCTCACACTGCGGATATCACCGAGTTTTCCTTCACAAGCCGCATTGATGCGGAAACTCAACTTCCCTGGCTGGACCTAATTATTGGCTTCAGCGATCATTTTAGTGAAGCCAGAGCGATCAGCCTGTTGTACTGGGTGGAGGGGAAAGAACAGACCTGGATCTATCCAACCCGAGACTCAGCCGATGAGCCATTCCGCCACAGCGTTGAGCTTCATCCGAATGCTCCGGATGGTGTTTATGCCATCCGATCCATCCAAATCCAGGACGACTCAGGTGTGCAGCTGGAATTTGACAGTGATCAGCTGCGGCAGGAATTCAGCCTGACTCCATCGACAAGCTTGACCAATCCCAACGCAGATAACATATCCCCATCGCTTCTCGAAGCCAAAGTCCAGTCAGCGATTTTTGACGAGGAGGGAATCAGAATACCGGTGATATTCAAGGCAGACGACAACCTCAGCGGTCTGCAATCGGACTTCATCATTGAACTCCTCTCACCCAGCGGCAGCAGCATCCAGCGACGCCACAGCTTTGATCAGAACGGCGCATTTGAAGGAGTCTTCGATCTCCCGAAGTTCAGCGCATCAGGCGAGTACAGCTTCAACAGCATCCGGATCACGGATCAGGCCGGAAATGAGACCCACTCAGAGGAATGGGTGGAGACGAGTTCAGTCATCGAAATCGACAACCCCAACGGAGACATCACTCCTCCAGAGCTCAATGATTTCGAACTGGATGCGGAGTTCGACCCGGCAACAGGTAGACCGCGCATTGTGTTCAGCGGCAACGCCAACGACAATCTCTCTGGAATTTCCGGCATTTATTTGCGTCTCAACGGTCCCGAAGGAACCTCCCAGGCCTTGGACACATGGATCTACGAAGACCATTACTCAGGCAATCAGCGCTCGGAGGTTGACTTCCTTCATTACAAGGCTCTGACCAGCGGCTACCTGCCGGGAACCTACCTGGTGGATTATCTGCGATTCACGGATGCGGCCGAAAACGAGATCAACTACTCCGGTGATGATCTAAACGCCATGGACATGGCCAGTGCAATCAATGTGCTGTTCCAGAACGAGGTGAGTGAGGACCTGATCGCTGGTGCTGATGACAGAGACCACCTGTTCGGCTCGCACGATGCTGATGACACTCTTTACGGCGGCGGCAGTGACGACAAGCTGCTCGGCGGTGGCGGAGATGACCTGCTCGATGCCGGCTCCGGCAACGACACCCTGGATGGAGGAGAGGGCCGCGACCGCTTCATCACTACATCCCGTCGCCTCAGTGGATTCCTCAGTCAATTGGAGCGGGATCATGTCTTGGTCAACCTGACAGAAGGCACGGCAATCAGTGCCGGACTCGGGACGAACACCCTGGTTGCCATCGAGGACATTCTCTCGGGCGCAGGCGATGACCGATTGACGGGGAGTCATGAAGACAACCGGATCGATGCCGGCGAAGGGGACGACACCCTGCATGGGGCAGGAGGCGACGACACCCTGCGTGGCGAGCACGGCAGCGACTTGCTGGTGGGAGGAGAGGGGCGGGACACAGCCCTTTTTTCGGGCGACTTGGCGGACTATGCGATCACCCCGACCGCTAACGGTTTCCTTTTCCGCGATCAGCAAGCGGTACGGGATGGGAGTGACACCCTCATGGAAATGGAGGTGTTTTCCTTCGCAGATCAGACCCTTCTGCCTGAACAGCTGTCACCCCTTGGGGAAGACTTTGATGGAGATCTGTCAGTGAACGCATTCAGCGATGGCCTGCTCGTGAGTACCGCTGCGCTGCTGGTGGAGAGGGCCGCAGGTACACGGAACACAGAGGCTGATCGTCCCATCGCTTCGATGGGCAATCTGATCAACCCGAAGGGACGCCGAACAAATTCTGACAGTGTCAAAACTCAATTGGTGGATGCCATCAACAACGGCATCCTTGAGACCAATGCCAACGGCATGCTGGATCTTCAGGATGCTCACGTCCTGCTGCGCAGACTTCTGGGAACGTTCCCGTCAGAGGCTGACACGAAGGATCTGATCAGTTCCCCCGGCGGCAACAATCCAATTCCCCTGATCAGTGGAGCGGATCAACAGTCAGTGATCGACAGCTGGAGCTGA